A single genomic interval of Mucilaginibacter robiniae harbors:
- a CDS encoding M16 family metallopeptidase, giving the protein MKLKPLIFALWVMVAGETASAQTQYAWKQATANGYTYKYVTSDPTHARFYTLNNGLTVILSATPKQPRIQAYIAVKAGSKTDPANHTGLAHYLEHMMFKGTNKYGSLDWAKEKPLLDKIDNLYEQYNSTTDEVKRKEIYKQIDQTSGEAAKFAIANEYDKMMAGMGAQGSNAFTSFEQTVYTEDIPSASVDKFLTLQAERFRQPIFRIFHTELEAVYEEKNRTLDSDPNKVSEAMFAALFPNNNYGRQTTIGTVEHLKNPSLKAIRNYYYSYYVPNNMGIIMSGDFNPDVMIKKIDQHFVSMVRKPVPAYTFAPEKPISSPIQKDVYGPNPENLTIAYRFPGANTRDAQLLNLVGAILTNGKAGLFDLDLIKKQKLLSARASAYTLKDYSALVLQGNPVKGQTLDEVRSLMLTEIDKLKKGDFSDDLIASIANNNKKNIILQSENYGARAGNLMDAFTSGVDWRTSVAEVDELSKITKPQIVAFANKYLNDNDYVVVYKHQGEDKNIVKVDKPTITPVAVNREAQSDFLKSINDMPSNPVQPVWLDYARDIQHAKAGQVDVLAVQNKDNSIFRLYYRYDMGSWNSKLLPIAAQYLQFLGTNKMSAEDFSKAFYKLAASYNITTGTDITTVSINGLQENFNQALSLYEDLIANCKPDEEALQGLKVRLKKTRENAKLNKAAIMAGLMSYAQYGAQNPFNNTLTNEELDNLKADDLVALLHSLSAYKHTILYYGPQNANAAASTLAVLHRMPNTFVAYPQAKQFTRVNPDKTRVLFANYDMVQAEINWVRNESPYDAAKTPTIELYNNYFGGGMSGIVFQTIRESKALAYSTYAYYVSPSKKEDPNYFVAYVGTQADKFNDAIKGMNELLTDMPESEKIVTVARQNIRKSLETDRIMQDDILFNYLAAQRHGLDYDARKTTYAAIDKLNYADIKAFHESEIKNKPFTYCVVASDKRVSDDVLKKYGELIKLDLTQLFGY; this is encoded by the coding sequence ATGAAACTTAAACCTTTGATCTTCGCATTATGGGTAATGGTAGCTGGTGAAACAGCTTCGGCGCAAACGCAGTATGCTTGGAAACAGGCTACAGCTAATGGCTACACGTACAAATACGTAACCAGCGACCCTACTCACGCCCGATTTTACACGCTCAATAATGGCTTAACTGTTATTCTGAGTGCTACACCAAAACAACCACGCATTCAGGCCTATATTGCTGTAAAAGCTGGTAGCAAAACCGATCCGGCCAATCATACCGGCTTGGCTCACTACTTGGAGCACATGATGTTTAAGGGAACTAATAAATATGGTTCACTTGATTGGGCTAAGGAAAAGCCATTGCTCGACAAAATTGATAACTTGTATGAGCAGTACAACTCCACTACTGATGAGGTTAAACGTAAAGAAATTTACAAACAGATCGACCAAACATCGGGTGAGGCTGCCAAGTTTGCTATTGCCAACGAGTATGATAAAATGATGGCAGGTATGGGCGCACAGGGCAGTAATGCTTTCACTTCGTTCGAGCAGACTGTTTATACGGAAGATATTCCGAGCGCATCCGTTGATAAGTTCCTGACCTTACAAGCCGAGCGTTTCCGTCAGCCAATATTTCGTATATTCCATACAGAGCTAGAGGCTGTGTACGAGGAAAAGAACCGAACGCTTGACAGTGACCCGAATAAAGTTTCGGAAGCCATGTTCGCAGCACTGTTTCCCAATAACAATTATGGTCGTCAAACTACCATTGGTACCGTTGAACATTTAAAAAACCCATCGTTAAAGGCTATACGCAATTATTATTACAGCTATTACGTACCTAACAACATGGGGATAATTATGTCTGGCGATTTTAACCCAGATGTAATGATCAAGAAAATTGATCAACACTTTGTATCCATGGTTCGCAAGCCAGTTCCGGCTTATACATTTGCGCCCGAGAAGCCAATCAGCAGTCCGATTCAAAAAGATGTGTATGGCCCTAATCCTGAAAATTTAACCATAGCTTATCGCTTTCCGGGAGCTAATACACGCGATGCACAGTTATTGAATCTAGTAGGTGCTATCCTAACCAATGGCAAAGCCGGGCTTTTTGATCTGGATTTGATTAAAAAACAAAAGTTGCTAAGTGCCAGAGCATCTGCTTATACTTTAAAAGATTACAGTGCATTGGTATTACAGGGTAACCCGGTAAAAGGTCAGACCCTAGATGAAGTAAGAAGTTTAATGCTAACTGAAATCGATAAGTTGAAAAAAGGTGATTTTTCAGATGATCTGATTGCCTCTATCGCTAATAACAACAAAAAGAACATTATTTTACAAAGCGAGAACTATGGTGCACGTGCAGGTAACCTAATGGATGCTTTTACTTCAGGTGTTGACTGGCGCACCTCAGTAGCTGAAGTGGATGAACTATCAAAAATCACTAAGCCGCAAATTGTTGCTTTTGCCAATAAATACTTGAATGATAACGACTATGTAGTTGTGTACAAACACCAGGGTGAAGATAAAAACATAGTGAAGGTTGATAAACCAACCATTACTCCTGTTGCCGTAAACCGTGAAGCACAATCTGATTTCCTGAAATCCATTAATGATATGCCGAGCAATCCGGTACAACCAGTGTGGCTGGATTATGCTCGCGATATTCAGCATGCCAAAGCCGGTCAGGTAGATGTATTAGCTGTTCAGAACAAAGACAACAGCATATTCAGACTATACTACCGCTATGATATGGGTAGCTGGAATAGCAAACTGCTGCCCATTGCTGCACAATACTTACAATTTTTAGGTACTAATAAAATGAGTGCCGAAGATTTTAGTAAAGCATTTTACAAATTGGCTGCATCATACAACATAACAACCGGTACAGATATTACTACAGTAAGTATTAACGGCTTACAAGAAAATTTTAATCAAGCACTTTCTTTGTACGAGGATTTAATTGCTAATTGTAAGCCTGATGAAGAAGCGCTACAAGGCTTAAAAGTCCGTTTGAAGAAAACACGCGAAAATGCAAAGCTGAATAAGGCTGCTATTATGGCTGGTTTAATGAGCTATGCTCAATATGGAGCACAAAATCCATTTAACAATACACTAACCAACGAAGAACTGGATAACCTGAAAGCCGACGATCTGGTTGCCCTTTTACACAGTTTATCTGCTTATAAACATACTATATTGTATTATGGTCCACAAAATGCTAATGCAGCAGCTTCAACATTAGCTGTATTGCACCGCATGCCAAATACTTTTGTAGCTTATCCGCAGGCTAAACAGTTTACCCGTGTAAACCCCGACAAAACTCGTGTACTATTTGCCAATTATGACATGGTACAAGCTGAAATAAACTGGGTTCGTAACGAATCGCCTTATGATGCTGCTAAAACACCAACCATCGAATTATATAACAATTACTTTGGTGGCGGCATGAGTGGTATTGTATTTCAAACTATACGTGAATCAAAAGCTTTGGCATACTCTACTTACGCTTACTATGTATCCCCGTCTAAAAAGGAAGATCCAAATTACTTTGTAGCTTATGTAGGCACTCAAGCTGATAAATTCAACGATGCAATTAAAGGCATGAATGAACTGCTTACCGATATGCCTGAATCTGAAAAAATTGTAACTGTGGCTCGTCAAAATATTCGTAAATCATTAGAAACGGACCGGATTATGCAAGATGACATATTATTCAACTATCTGGCTGCTCAGCGCCATGGTTTAGATTATGATGCACGCAAAACCACCTACGCTGCCATTGATAAATTGAATTATGCTGATATCAAAGCTTTTCACGAAAGTGAGATTAAGAATAAACCTTTTACTTACTGCGTAGTAGCTTCAGACAAGCGTGTAAGTGATGATGTTTTGAAGAAATACGGTGAATTAATCAAGCTGGATCTAACTCAGCTATTTGGTTATTAA
- a CDS encoding glycosyltransferase family 117 protein: protein MHYHKINNLLGWFCFAIAAITYILTLEPSVSFWDCGEFISCAYRLQVSHQPGYPLFAMIGKAFSLLSMSNKAKVPYFTNMSSALASAATVMFLFWTITALAKKLLVKKDESISQGQLCLIMGAGIVGALAFSFTDTFWFSAVETIVFAWAALCVAVVVWAMLKWDAHADEPGADRYLVLIAYVMGLSIGIHLLNLLTIPALTFIYYFRRSKKISTKNTLIALSCGITLLALVQFGIIQYTVKLAAYFDLFFVNTLHLNFGSGVLVFLLLLVGALVTGIVYSIRKNKPVLNLALVCITFIYLGYSSFAMIPIRAHAGTNLNNYHPDNAFVLQRYLNRVQYIAPPLLYGPYFDAQTMDQKDGAPIYRKGKNTYEIVGKEQKLIYDHNTILPRIYSNDGQDPLFYKQWLQLADGQTPTFKDNLSFLFSWQIYQMYFRYFLWNFVGRYNDSDGQTSTTNLNGNWTSGWFDSSKHLPKSVIQNNTYTPLYALPLLIGLLGAVYHFRQNKKDASVIALLYFFMGIAIVLYVNQPSVQPRERDYSYIGSFYAFAIWIGLGVLAIAQLIQKKLKSHYAALAATVICVLAAPVLMANQEWKNHDRSTKLTPHDMAYNYLNSCEQNAILFTYGDNDTYPLWYIQEVEGVRPDVRLVNLSLFSADWNIRQMKHSANQAAALPITMNDDLFKEGVRDYLTYQDAKLPDSVELKDIFDFLISDNNAAKLEYSDGTHMNYLPTKHFKLTVNANEVIKNGALPSRLKNHIVPVMEWQYPSNAITKDQLALMDILVHNHWKRPIYFTNSAPDASILGLRSYLYNEGFAYHLLPIKADTTQAETDQTNTLVMYQNIMNKFKWGNMKQARYLDEQSTHLFYPFIISTFANLSQNLLQEGHTDLARKTLSRYNQVMPDLYPYIDVAARKVYMADTACHLQDFKLANQMLTSVDGYLKDQLDYNYHQLQNHADTMNMRDVQIGLSLLNDMASLASNYHQLTVGNQLKEHLEDYKSKFAILFKQ, encoded by the coding sequence ATGCACTATCACAAAATCAACAACCTATTAGGATGGTTCTGCTTTGCTATTGCAGCCATCACCTACATTTTAACACTGGAACCCTCTGTAAGCTTTTGGGATTGCGGTGAGTTCATATCTTGTGCTTACCGCTTACAGGTGTCACACCAGCCAGGCTATCCACTATTCGCCATGATTGGGAAAGCTTTTTCCTTACTATCTATGAGCAACAAGGCTAAAGTACCTTATTTTACCAACATGAGTTCGGCATTAGCCAGCGCCGCTACTGTTATGTTCCTGTTTTGGACTATTACGGCTCTAGCAAAAAAGTTGTTGGTTAAAAAAGACGAAAGCATTAGCCAAGGTCAACTTTGTTTGATTATGGGTGCAGGTATAGTGGGTGCTTTAGCCTTCAGCTTTACCGATACTTTCTGGTTTTCGGCCGTGGAAACTATTGTATTTGCCTGGGCTGCATTATGCGTAGCAGTAGTAGTATGGGCGATGTTAAAGTGGGATGCACATGCTGACGAACCTGGAGCCGACCGATACTTAGTGCTGATTGCTTATGTAATGGGACTTTCCATCGGCATTCATTTGCTTAACTTACTTACTATTCCTGCACTTACATTCATTTACTACTTTCGTCGTTCAAAAAAAATCAGCACTAAAAACACCTTGATTGCTTTAAGCTGTGGTATTACTTTGCTGGCCTTGGTGCAGTTCGGTATTATTCAGTACACCGTAAAACTGGCAGCTTATTTTGACTTGTTTTTCGTAAACACCTTACACCTAAATTTTGGCAGCGGTGTTCTGGTGTTCTTGTTGCTATTAGTTGGAGCATTGGTTACCGGCATCGTTTATAGCATTCGCAAGAATAAACCCGTCCTTAACCTAGCTTTAGTTTGTATTACTTTCATTTACTTGGGTTATAGTTCATTCGCTATGATCCCCATCAGGGCTCACGCCGGCACCAATTTGAACAACTACCATCCAGACAATGCATTTGTATTGCAGCGTTACCTGAACCGTGTACAATACATTGCCCCACCTTTACTGTATGGGCCGTACTTTGATGCTCAGACTATGGATCAAAAAGATGGTGCTCCTATTTATCGTAAAGGTAAAAATACGTATGAAATTGTAGGTAAAGAACAAAAATTGATTTACGACCATAATACCATTTTGCCACGTATTTACAGTAATGACGGACAGGATCCGCTTTTTTATAAACAGTGGTTGCAACTAGCGGATGGGCAAACACCAACGTTTAAAGACAACCTGAGTTTTCTGTTTAGCTGGCAAATTTATCAAATGTATTTCCGGTACTTTCTATGGAACTTTGTGGGCCGTTATAATGATTCGGACGGTCAAACCAGTACAACTAACCTTAATGGCAACTGGACTTCCGGCTGGTTCGATAGCAGCAAACATCTGCCTAAATCAGTTATTCAAAATAATACATATACCCCATTATATGCTTTACCGTTACTGATTGGCTTATTGGGTGCAGTTTACCATTTCAGACAGAATAAAAAGGATGCTTCGGTAATTGCCTTGTTGTACTTCTTTATGGGTATAGCTATTGTGCTGTACGTAAACCAACCTTCGGTACAACCTCGCGAACGCGATTACTCCTATATAGGTTCGTTTTATGCTTTTGCTATATGGATTGGTTTAGGTGTTTTAGCAATAGCCCAATTAATACAGAAAAAATTAAAAAGCCACTATGCAGCCTTAGCTGCTACCGTAATTTGTGTATTGGCAGCACCTGTATTGATGGCTAACCAAGAGTGGAAGAATCATGATCGCTCTACTAAGTTAACGCCGCATGATATGGCTTACAATTACTTGAACTCGTGCGAACAGAATGCCATTTTGTTTACCTATGGTGATAATGATACTTATCCACTGTGGTACATTCAGGAAGTAGAAGGCGTACGTCCTGATGTACGCTTAGTAAACTTGAGCTTATTTAGCGCTGATTGGAACATCCGCCAAATGAAACATTCGGCTAATCAAGCTGCGGCGTTACCTATTACCATGAATGATGACTTGTTTAAAGAAGGTGTACGTGACTACTTAACTTATCAGGACGCTAAGCTGCCAGACTCAGTAGAACTGAAAGATATCTTTGACTTTCTAATTTCAGATAATAACGCCGCTAAGCTGGAATACAGCGATGGTACGCACATGAATTATCTGCCTACCAAACACTTCAAATTAACAGTAAACGCAAACGAAGTGATTAAAAACGGGGCGCTACCTTCTAGATTAAAAAACCATATTGTACCCGTTATGGAATGGCAGTATCCATCTAACGCCATCACTAAAGATCAATTAGCTTTGATGGATATCCTGGTACATAACCATTGGAAAAGACCTATATACTTTACCAACTCTGCTCCCGATGCCAGCATTTTAGGTCTTCGCTCTTACTTATATAACGAAGGCTTTGCTTACCACTTGCTGCCTATTAAAGCAGATACCACACAAGCGGAAACAGATCAAACAAACACCTTGGTGATGTATCAAAACATCATGAACAAGTTTAAATGGGGAAACATGAAACAAGCCCGCTATCTGGATGAGCAATCAACGCACTTATTTTATCCTTTTATCATCAGCACATTTGCAAACTTAAGTCAGAACTTGTTACAGGAAGGCCATACTGATTTGGCTCGAAAAACATTGTCTCGCTATAATCAAGTAATGCCCGACTTGTATCCTTACATTGATGTAGCAGCACGTAAAGTATATATGGCTGATACAGCCTGCCACTTGCAGGATTTTAAATTAGCCAATCAAATGCTAACTAGTGTTGATGGATACCTTAAAGACCAATTAGACTACAATTATCATCAACTACAAAATCATGCCGACACCATGAATATGCGTGATGTACAAATAGGCCTTTCTCTGTTGAATGATATGGCTTCGCTAGCCAGTAACTACCATCAATTAACTGTAGGCAACCAGTTGAAAGAGCATCTGGAAGATTATAAAAGCAAATTTGCTATATTGTTCAAACAGTAA
- a CDS encoding DUF6252 family protein yields MKKTLLFLLFISLAVVIQSCKKDSSSITTTTTDAPGVTQAYIDGTLWAPDTLKTTITYNSSTKTKTLVFTGTKSQKQVIFSVALSSATNDNSFPLGTYKVGSTNNVAMSYYTQQKLANGTYGFVLVGTAQPSAGTVSITSIDTTNKTITGTFNFNATTVTYDANGQIVSTEVHLISSGSLSILPYTYTTN; encoded by the coding sequence ATGAAAAAAACTCTATTATTCCTGTTATTTATTTCGCTGGCGGTTGTGATACAAAGTTGTAAAAAGGATAGCAGTAGTATAACTACCACCACTACAGATGCACCTGGAGTTACACAAGCTTATATAGATGGTACTTTGTGGGCGCCAGATACGCTAAAAACTACTATAACTTACAACTCATCAACTAAAACCAAAACTTTGGTGTTTACAGGAACTAAAAGCCAGAAACAGGTTATTTTTTCGGTTGCATTAAGTAGTGCAACTAACGACAATAGTTTTCCGTTGGGTACTTACAAGGTTGGTTCAACAAATAACGTAGCTATGTCATACTACACTCAGCAAAAGTTAGCTAATGGTACTTACGGTTTTGTTCTGGTTGGAACAGCTCAGCCGAGTGCAGGTACTGTTTCTATTACCTCTATAGATACAACAAACAAAACTATTACCGGAACTTTCAATTTTAATGCAACCACTGTAACTTACGATGCAAATGGACAAATCGTTTCTACAGAAGTTCATTTAATTAGCTCAGGAAGTTTAAGCATTTTACCTTATACTTATACTACTAACTAA
- a CDS encoding carboxypeptidase-like regulatory domain-containing protein, protein MKICTFLSALGLIITTGSLTAHAQTDSVDLNTIIDKSQKYLDERPDEKVYLHFDKPYYAVGDSIWFKAYVTTQLHMPSAISKILYVDIISGTDSLVQSLKMQVRNGMAWGTIPLFEKSYREGNYRIRAYTKWMTNNEPAYFFNKTISIGDAINNSVVTHVNYPNKPGSNKFDARIKYQNQEGAPYGNRKVTWTVENDNGELAKGKGTTNANGYINVNIAEVKNANELRAARLITVVDLGNRKQSTQSFSLKTALGNDDLQFFPEGGDLVTGVRSKVGLKAISPNGMSIDVKGTVTDNEDKVVANFTSQHLGMGTFYILPEANKTYKANVTFADGTSSTIDLPKAKTSGLVMTVNNTDPDNLNMRIVANDEYFKANQNKGIYIVAQSGGVICYGAKTILNKQAFGASIPKIKLKTGAIVVTALSANGDPLCERLAFIWRPADQLDVNLTADKKAYAKRQKVTLNLLSKAQGAPAESNFSVAVVNETSTPFDENGETTILTQILLQSNVRGHIEKPNYYFTNIDATKLDNLDALMLTQGYRHFTYKGIITGKFPPLYALPEQGIELSGTLRTLTGLPVKGGNVRLSIDDRNYSVNAITNSDGTFKFSNLIFSDSSKVTVSARNNVQAKNLMIMMDNNDYLPKLDANINTADEILNIDSTLTTYLQNSKKLYDNTHMLKEVVIKSTTIKKTVTHADYPALSALNPIADHVISPEQLGACNNFLNCLQTAALGVTFVDNNFYVTRDYNQGNKTPMQVFVKGMAVDVNYLNSLNGAEVESVEVFLKDDLGTVNRTYNTNGVLVVNMKPIPKGTPVKLSDLETLFPPKHTITLSPKGYDAVKVFYLPRYDITKSAMPGNDLRTTVFWSPNVTTSKTGTATLEYFNGDGKGTYRAVVEGIDKDGNIGRTVYRYQVN, encoded by the coding sequence ATGAAAATTTGTACCTTCTTGTCTGCCTTAGGGCTAATCATTACTACTGGTTCATTAACAGCCCATGCACAAACCGATAGTGTTGATTTAAATACTATAATTGATAAATCTCAAAAATATTTAGATGAACGCCCTGATGAAAAGGTTTACCTGCATTTTGATAAGCCTTATTATGCCGTAGGTGATAGTATTTGGTTTAAGGCTTACGTTACTACCCAGTTGCATATGCCATCGGCCATCAGCAAGATATTATATGTTGATATTATAAGCGGTACAGACTCGCTGGTGCAATCGTTGAAGATGCAAGTACGAAATGGTATGGCATGGGGTACCATTCCACTGTTCGAAAAAAGCTACCGAGAAGGTAATTACCGGATACGTGCTTATACAAAGTGGATGACTAACAATGAACCCGCTTATTTTTTTAACAAAACCATCAGTATTGGCGATGCTATTAACAATAGTGTAGTTACTCATGTTAACTATCCAAATAAGCCGGGTTCCAACAAGTTTGATGCTCGAATAAAATACCAAAATCAGGAAGGTGCTCCTTATGGCAATCGCAAAGTTACCTGGACGGTTGAGAACGATAATGGAGAACTAGCTAAAGGCAAAGGCACTACTAATGCTAATGGCTACATCAATGTTAATATTGCAGAGGTAAAAAATGCAAATGAACTAAGGGCAGCACGATTGATAACCGTAGTTGATTTAGGTAATCGTAAACAATCTACTCAGAGCTTTTCGCTAAAAACAGCCTTAGGCAATGATGATTTACAATTTTTTCCGGAGGGCGGCGATTTAGTAACTGGCGTTCGTTCTAAAGTTGGGTTAAAAGCTATTAGCCCTAATGGTATGAGCATTGATGTCAAAGGTACCGTAACAGATAATGAGGATAAAGTGGTAGCTAACTTTACCTCACAGCATTTGGGTATGGGAACTTTCTATATACTACCCGAAGCTAACAAGACTTACAAAGCCAATGTAACTTTTGCAGACGGTACAAGCAGCACTATTGATTTGCCAAAAGCAAAAACCAGCGGCTTAGTTATGACGGTCAACAATACTGACCCGGATAATCTTAACATGCGCATTGTAGCCAATGATGAATATTTTAAAGCTAATCAGAATAAAGGGATATATATAGTAGCACAAAGTGGAGGCGTTATCTGCTACGGGGCAAAAACCATATTGAACAAACAAGCTTTTGGTGCTTCTATTCCAAAAATCAAGTTAAAAACAGGAGCTATAGTTGTAACAGCCCTATCTGCAAATGGTGATCCGCTGTGTGAGCGCTTAGCCTTCATTTGGCGTCCAGCAGACCAGTTAGATGTTAACCTAACTGCTGATAAAAAAGCGTATGCTAAGCGGCAAAAGGTTACTCTTAATTTATTATCTAAAGCACAAGGTGCACCTGCTGAAAGCAACTTTTCGGTAGCTGTAGTTAATGAAACATCTACACCTTTTGATGAGAATGGCGAAACGACCATTTTAACACAAATTCTGTTGCAGTCAAATGTAAGAGGGCACATTGAAAAGCCTAATTATTATTTCACTAACATTGATGCTACCAAATTAGATAATTTAGATGCCTTAATGCTAACACAAGGCTATCGGCATTTCACTTATAAGGGAATTATAACAGGCAAGTTCCCGCCGCTTTACGCCTTACCAGAACAAGGAATTGAATTATCGGGTACATTACGTACGTTAACCGGCTTACCAGTAAAAGGTGGCAATGTTAGGTTAAGTATTGATGACAGGAACTATTCTGTTAATGCCATTACCAATTCTGACGGAACATTCAAGTTTTCAAATTTGATTTTCAGCGATTCCTCTAAAGTTACTGTTAGCGCCCGTAATAATGTACAGGCTAAAAACCTAATGATTATGATGGACAATAATGATTATCTACCGAAGTTGGATGCAAACATTAACACAGCTGATGAAATACTCAATATCGACAGTACATTAACCACTTACCTTCAAAACAGCAAAAAACTGTATGACAATACTCATATGCTGAAAGAAGTTGTAATTAAAAGTACTACTATCAAAAAAACGGTTACGCATGCCGACTACCCTGCTCTTTCAGCTTTAAATCCAATTGCCGACCATGTTATATCTCCTGAGCAACTAGGTGCCTGCAATAACTTTTTAAACTGTTTGCAAACAGCGGCTTTGGGGGTAACTTTTGTTGACAATAATTTTTATGTAACCCGCGATTATAACCAAGGTAATAAAACGCCTATGCAGGTATTTGTAAAAGGTATGGCCGTTGATGTAAATTATCTAAATTCGTTGAACGGTGCAGAAGTGGAATCGGTAGAGGTTTTTCTGAAAGATGATTTAGGTACTGTAAACCGTACTTATAATACCAATGGTGTGTTGGTAGTTAACATGAAACCTATACCTAAAGGAACACCTGTTAAGTTAAGTGACCTGGAAACCTTATTCCCGCCAAAACATACGATAACACTATCACCAAAAGGATACGATGCTGTTAAGGTGTTTTATCTGCCTCGGTATGATATTACGAAAAGCGCAATGCCGGGTAATGATTTACGGACAACTGTGTTTTGGAGCCCTAACGTAACCACCAGTAAAACAGGTACAGCTACACTGGAATACTTTAACGGTGATGGTAAAGGTACCTACCGGGCCGTGGTTGAAGGCATTGATAAGGATGGAAATATCGGCCGAACAGTGTACCGGTATCAGGTTAACTAA
- a CDS encoding aspartate kinase: MQVFKFGGASVKDAAGVSNLAHIVKQFAHEQLIVVVSAMGKTTNGLEKLAKAYFYQTDNIQELYEEIKQYHFSIMHELFDSSSPVFDEIANTFVEIDWMLEDEPQDSFDFIYDQLVSIGELLSTRIVNAYLQQAGIASQWLDIRGYIHTDNSYREGVVDWDKTCQVIQKDIPALLQKGLVVTQGFLGGTSENFTTTLGREGSDYTASIIASCLQAESVTTWKDVSGVLNADPKLFADTIKFDSLSYNEAMEMTYYGATVIHPKTIKPLQNTGIPLLVKPFNNPDAPGTIISEVSVQQYDKPIIIVKRNQVLLSIAAKDHSFISENHLSFVYNLFAKNQVKINVLQTSALSLSVCFDYQDMRFEPLLQQLTTSFKVKYNQHLTLLTLRHYQPNTIHELTSGKTVLLEQLSRNTAQLVMIEM, translated from the coding sequence ATGCAGGTTTTTAAATTTGGCGGTGCATCAGTTAAAGATGCTGCCGGGGTAAGTAATTTAGCCCATATTGTAAAGCAATTTGCACATGAGCAGCTGATAGTTGTGGTATCAGCTATGGGTAAAACCACAAATGGTTTGGAAAAGCTGGCTAAAGCTTACTTCTATCAAACTGACAACATACAAGAACTATATGAGGAAATTAAGCAGTACCATTTTTCCATCATGCATGAGCTGTTTGATAGCTCATCACCTGTTTTTGATGAGATTGCCAATACATTTGTAGAAATTGATTGGATGTTGGAAGATGAGCCCCAGGATAGTTTTGATTTCATTTATGATCAACTGGTATCTATCGGCGAATTGCTATCTACCCGTATTGTAAATGCCTATTTACAGCAAGCTGGAATTGCCAGTCAATGGCTGGATATTCGAGGATACATACACACCGACAATTCTTACCGAGAAGGTGTTGTAGATTGGGATAAAACCTGCCAAGTTATACAAAAAGACATACCCGCCCTACTTCAAAAAGGTTTGGTAGTTACTCAGGGCTTTTTAGGCGGTACTTCCGAAAACTTTACAACCACATTAGGTCGTGAAGGTTCAGATTATACGGCATCTATTATAGCATCTTGCCTGCAAGCCGAATCGGTAACTACCTGGAAAGATGTATCGGGCGTATTAAATGCCGACCCTAAGCTTTTTGCTGATACGATTAAGTTTGATTCCCTATCGTATAATGAAGCTATGGAGATGACTTACTATGGTGCAACAGTGATTCACCCGAAAACGATAAAACCTTTACAAAATACCGGCATTCCATTATTGGTAAAGCCCTTTAATAATCCTGATGCTCCTGGAACCATAATTTCTGAAGTGTCTGTTCAGCAATACGACAAACCCATTATTATTGTTAAGCGAAATCAAGTATTACTATCCATAGCTGCAAAAGATCACTCCTTTATATCTGAAAATCACCTTAGTTTTGTTTATAACCTGTTTGCTAAAAATCAGGTTAAGATTAATGTATTACAAACGTCTGCACTCAGCTTATCAGTCTGCTTTGATTATCAGGATATGCGTTTTGAACCTCTACTGCAACAATTAACTACCAGCTTTAAAGTTAAATATAATCAGCACTTAACTTTATTAACTTTGCGCCACTATCAGCCTAACACTATACACGAGCTTACCAGCGGCAAAACAGTACTGCTTGAACAACTTAGCCGTAACACAGCTCAATTAGTTATGATTGAAATGTAA